ctctgtataaattctattatgtatatattttatctactattaatttgctttattgtcaatttcataaattattatttactagctccttcatgagtacattttaacacattttcaacattttatcttttgcttacttctaagtttttaattgaaattgtcaagcgtttaattcaatactgtttaaatattactttaaaattgatgactgcttatgttgtttatatggtgtattacatctgagatttaagtgtcggtatatttggtctgtataattgtttaatttgtagactgataaataaataaataaataaataacaacatTTCGTTAAATCCAAAAGTAAttttaaccgattttgaaaaaGCAAGCgtgaaatcctttaaaaactttttcccCGAGGTAATGTACAAGGCTAATTTTTTCATTTAGGCCAAATTATTTAGAGGCGAATACAAAAAGTAGGACTTCAGACTAAATATGGGAGAAATGAAGAGTTTTTTCTTAAAGTTAAACAACTGAAAGCCCTTGCATTTGTACCTGCTAATGAAATACCTACATATTTCGAAAGTTTCAAAGACGGTGATAATGATTTCtcaaaaattgcgaaatattttgaAGAAGCGTATATATTGGAAAAACCCTAAAAAAGAAAAGATTAAAGCACCTGCATATGCTCCCAACTACTGGTCCGTTTACGAAAACGTTTTGGATGAGTTTCCCCGAACCCAAGAAAAATGTTGAGGCATGGCATCGCCGAATTTCCAGTTTGGTTGAACAGCAATATGTTAATATATTTAGTCTTATATCCAACTTGATAAAAGAACAAGTTCTAGTAGAAACCAAAATAGAAAAGCTGCTAAGTGGTGAAAAACCTAGTAAACGACGACGGCTGCAGACACATGAACATTGTATTAAAAAATGTATTACAAATATTGTTAGAGAAAGGGGAAACTATAGTCCCAaagaatatttggaaaatatAGCTAAGCACTTAAATTTAGCATAGTAAATGATTGTTTGTTATTACTtgttaaattaattgaaataaatttaaatggaTATATGAAACTTGGTTTATATAAAGTTATTAATGGAAGAATCAGATTTTGGGACCAACAAGATACCATTTTTTGGTTTGTCTGTATTTGTATTTTGATTTGTCTGCATTTGGATTTGTCTGTATTTAGATTTGTCTGCATTTTGGTTTGTCCGCATTTCGATTTGCCTGTCTTTTGATTTCTCtgcattttgaatgtcgacattTTGAATTTTGGGATTTTGATTTTCTGTATTACGTTACACACCTGTATTAATATGGGTTGAATCATATTTAAACAGAGAGGACATTTTTGAAGCAAACGCTATTTGCAAATTTTCCTAAGGGTAGGCCAGATAGGTTGATTTTTGGAACTCAGCTGTATATATTCCGTTAAATTGCGCAAACAAATTACCATTGACCTAAAAGCATACTTACATTCCGTTCTAGTCGTTTCGTCGGAGTGGTGGTGcgggtcatgttgttgttgttgttgttgtagcaatgctcgccccacctaatagccgcgaccgatcacaaattgtcatcaatatcctctaacgggagtccaaggaaacttgccgtttcaacaggggtggaccataaggaaaggggtgttagaggcgttggttccacattacaattgaagagatggttggtgtcatgtgggcacacgttgcaagcggggcatacattttgtatgtcggggttgattctggataggtaagagtttaacctgttacagtatccagaacgaagttgagcaagagtgacacgcgtttccctggggagtatgcgttcctcttccgcaagttttggataattttcgttaagcactggattcaccgggcaattcccggcataaaggtccgacgcctgttcatggagttcaccaaggacccgcttgtgttttttcacttcatacggctgggttctcaggtgccgtatttcctcaaaatgcttacagagatgacttcttaagcccctaggcggtgctggttcatcaatcagatgtctgttgggatgcccaggtttctgggtattcaacaggaactgtttggtcagcatctcatttctctccctgatggggagtattctcgcctcattatgcagatggtgttctggggacataagaagacagcccgtggcgattctgagagcagtattttggcaggcctgtagtttcttccagtgggtgatttttaggcttggcgaccatatgggtgacgcgtagcacgtaatcggctggctaattactttgtatgtagtcatgagcgtttctttatcttttccccaagtactgccagcgagggatttgaggattttgttacggctctgaattctcggaacaattgcggctgcgtgctcaccaaaatttagaccctgatcaaacgtcacacccaagattttggggtctaggacagtcggtagcgtagtgccatcgacgtggatgttcaaaatggtcgacatttggggcgtccatgttgtaaataaggtcgcggaagatttagtcggtgataatgccaggtttcggggggaggggggggggggggggggggggggggggaaactggagagatcagggaggtagccgtttattttattgcatagcgcatcgatctttgggcctgggcctgtggccattattgtacagtcatcggcgtaggaaacgattgtgactccttccggtggtgaaggtagcttagatatgaggaaattaaacaaaagtggggataggacaccaccatgtggcaccccttgtttaattctccttggttttgatgcttcgtttctaaattgcaccgatgcctgccgaccacccagataatttgcggtccaccttttaagacatgggggaagggtagacccttccaggtcctgcagtaacgagccatggttgaccgtatcgaaagcttttgataggtctagcgctacgagtactgttctatggtgggggtattgatttaaaccgcaatttatctgggtgctaatggcatttagcgcggtgctagtgctatggagttttctgaagccatgctgatgaggggctagctgcaaattttcttggaaataagggagcaaaatggcttcaagtgtctttgcCACTGgctataggagagatatcggacgatacgactcacctatgttagctggtttcccaggctttagtagcgggaccaccttggccattttccatttctcaggtatgacaaaggtggaaagagacagattgaagacatgcgccaaatatttgaaaccctctttccctaggcttttaagcatcggcatggctatgccgtctgggcccactgctttggatggtttagcacgaccaatggcgtcctcaacctctttagcggtgatggtgattggtgacgcgctgaatttgtgtttatgtgcgtgtctattggctctccgtctatctttgtcgaccgtaggatgcattatatattgtcggcagaaaacgctcgcgcattttttcgcgtccgacagcactccaaaggcgatggaaactttgtctttgtgcttagtcggattcgatagggactttacggtggaccaaagtttacccacaccggtagagaggttacaacctcttaggtgctcttcccatttcgcccgcttgtgttcatccacaagcaatctgatgcgttggtttatatcccttatttggggatagcctggatcaagctgtcttataaggtcacgttctctcgctaagtttgcggcctccgccgggaagtggggccggatttcggaattctcccggcgggaatgaaatgtgccgaggcggatttaatgaccttacggaaggcacgctccccttggcgggcatcagtcgggataggaagggcagcaaagcggctgtctgtaaaggatttatattcttcccactttccttttttgaagtttatgaaagtgcgttttgcagtgacgatgaagtcggcggtacgctcaagcgaaataagtatgggcaggtggtcggatgccaatgttaccatcggctgccagttgacgcagtttacgagttctgcgctcacgattgagatatctggcgagctgtgacagcttcctaccatacgtgtgggggcgtctccgtttattgtgcagaacgtcgtttcttctatctatttgatccgccaacatctcacccctactgtccgccatagatcatgatgggcattgaaatcacctaagataatgcgattgttgccagtgagtaaggccctgatattagggcggtatccactggggcaacaggtggcaggagggatgtagatgttgatgatttctaggtttgcatcgcctgaccggacagataggccttgacgttctaagacattgtccctgcggtcgatgccaagatcaaatatataatattgcacagagtggtgtatgataaacgcgagaccgcctccatttccgctctcgcggtctttcctgtggacgttatacccagagcaggtctgcaatgcagatcttgctgtgaatttagtctcttgaatcgcagcaatgcggatgttgtgccgcttcatgaaatcgactatttccgtaatcttcccagttagtccattaggcgtagactacgggacgcccttgggcgtgagcagcaaggagccacaaaagatttataaaagttacgtggacgtcgggttttgggatcaagcccagaacaacctgtccgatgcaaccatcccttgcacgagacacactgaacagagtatgaccgtcctaaaaagattcttttccggcagatgcagcaaaaccatttctcaggaccggggtcaggagacggacccggattggattcgatgccttcccggagtaagagaatatggagtagtcttgctgcaaggagctgctgggaggatgacaatttgtgggagggacgaaacaaattagatggggtcacactgaaatgacagtccttggtcgggaaaaatcccgagtcgctccggtacatagaaccgactgccttgggaagcgtggtgcgggtcatcctcggctcaactgCAATTTGTCGGGCTTTTTTAGTTGAGCCGAAAATTTAAATAGGCATCAAGGTTGGCTTGTGCTTCCTTCTGGCTTTTCGGCGGAGTTGGGAGGTGCAGTGCTTCACTGACCTGGAGTCAGATGGTGCTTGTgcactcctaacaggaatcagtgaAATTATAAGTGATCGCATATTGAAATATTGGGATTGAAAACCTGGCGTGGGCCACATAAAACCAACTCGCTTTATATAACGGATCGTAACGGGCCAGTGTTTAGCACACGGCAACAGGCCATatactggaaattaaaaaaattcttagaaTTATAACGGAACAAATTATGGCTTATAATGGACAATTGATTGCTGAATAAGCAGCTCGTgttaaaatctatgcaatacTCAGTGCATAGCTACATTAAATTGCAATTTTGATTGCAAAATTTTTGAATTCACTTTTTGTGAACATTTATTGATAAATTCGACAAATTGattataacctggcgtggtgccattgaaACACCAACAATCTCAATTTAAATTACGAACAATTACTAAAATTGATATCAATTCGCAAGctaagctgctacacatggttctggcctctaTGGTATTACCATGGTGTACTAGCTgtggaaaaataaatattaaaaactttactgATTTTGTGACTGGCGTGGGGCCATGAAAAACctattgaattgaaaatactGTCGGAATATAACCTGGTTTTATGAGGATCTTAAGAATCCCTACCACAGAAATTATATCTCTAAAAAAAAAAGCATACTTACAGTTCATCATCACTGACATTTATGCTCCTACTCATTGGCGATGTCATCAATTCTCCCGTATGTCCAACGGATCCAACACTCATTGAATTATGCGCATTCGGGGCATCTTGTAAATCCATCATTGATGATTTATGTTCCTGAACGGCCCTACCATCTCCATATGCCAAACAATCATCACTACCTTCCGCCACATTCATACTACTCACTCCACCATAAAAATCATCCAAATCGCTTGGCAtaaattgtacatatgtatgtaattgcaTTAGAAGATGGTGTTGCAGCATCCATACCACCATTTGTGCAAGCATACCCTGGCGTGCTGACTGTTGTAATGGTGTTGTAAGATGACCAATAGATGTGGGTCGTGAAAAGTTTGAAATGGCATCGAACAGCGACATACCAGCAAAACGTGCTGAAAATTTCTCCACCAAATGAGATTTGGTATGAAGTGGAGCATCAGGCGCAATAACATACACATTCGTTTCGCAAAGTGGATAAATTATTGTGGCTTTACCCCAATAAACCAAATGTGAAACGATTTTATAAACATGTTCAATACTCATATCTGCCTCGGATGCTAACATTTGTAAGCTCATTAACGGTGTATAAATTTCTACTAATTGCAGCAACATACGCGCTGCACGTGGCGGCACACAGTCGAGCAATTCTGCATAGTCAACCAACAACATGCCATGATAAGGTTTGAGCGAACGCAAGCAACGATCAATAACCTCCGGATCAACCATGCTACCTTTTTTATGTAGCTGATGCGCTTTTTGTGGTAGGCAAAAACTAACCGTCAAATATTGATTCAAAGTTGTATTCAATAAACCAGTGGTACATAAATCATGATAAATTGATTTAAGTGCTTGTGCTAAACTACAATGTTCGACAATTGCATCAAAAGTACGTTCCAATGGTAGCTGCTGTGAGGAGAGTTCGTCATGAGTGCGTGCCATAAGCATTGTTTCGTCAGTACAATATCTAGTACGTTGCTCTTCAACACGCAAAGCCAATCCCAGTCGCTTGCTCAATTCATAATAGCATTTTACTATTGAATAACTGGCTTGGGCATGTAAAGCAAAAACAATATTTATAAGCATTTGTTGTGGTTGCGATTGTGATTTTGGTAGTGGCAATGTAAGTGCTACATTTGATGTTGTGGCATTACCAGTTGTCACATTCGTTGTTACTGAATTCTGCGTTATATTTGTACCTCCGCTAACACTACTATTGCTACGTTGCTCATTGCGTGGTATCAACGTTGGATGTGACACAAAGCGTACATCATTTACCTTTAATTCTAATTTTTGGTTGCACAATTGTTGTTTTACAGCGAACAAAGTTGAAAGCACTTCATCGGTGAAGCCTTCTAATTGTCCTTTGGGTGCACTATTGCTCGTATAATTAAAAACACCGAATAATGTGGGGGATACAGCATTTGGTGGCGGCATAGTTTGTAATAGTTCGTCGTTGCTGCTAATAGCATATGGATTACGTTTTCTATTCGATTCTACAGATACTTGTGAAACTAATGATGTTGTGGAGCTACTCATGGGTACATCCACCAATGGTGGATTATTCAAAACCGGCACTGATACAGCTAAGGACATACCATGCAGCGGTGGTTTATCTATAAAAGATGTAATCAAATGTAAGTAAGGTGTAAGGTGCATATTTCATTGTAATCATCAGACCTACCTTTCCGCACATTTTCATATGGGTAGCGAAATAGAAGACGATCACCTTTACTGTCCATATAAACGAGCATTACTGTGATTGGATTCACttccatttttattaaattatcgtttgaatgaataaaataaaataaataaagcacaAAGAACAATTTTACATTTGCAACTTTTGCAATGTCAAATGTCGTAGCGCAGGAAATACCAATGCCAACAAAATCTAGAGCTCGAGGCAAACTTGCCTTATCCATATCCAACCTCATGGAAATCATGTATTGGGTCTATGTTGGCTTACCATAACGCCGTAGCCATAactataccatagccaaccaaattaaaataatttaaggaccaattaatggtgacttatccataaccagataaaacagctgatcgaaccccTTCCttgtggaaatcaatgtaatcgattgatggtgccataccataaagcTAACTCCATAACC
The Eurosta solidaginis isolate ZX-2024a chromosome 5, ASM4086904v1, whole genome shotgun sequence DNA segment above includes these coding regions:
- the Nprl3 gene encoding GATOR complex protein NPRL3 isoform X4; the protein is MISMRLDMDKASLPRALDFVGIGISCATTFDIAKVANVKLFFVLYLFYFIHSNDNLIKMEVNPITVMLVYMDSKGDRLLFRYPYENVRKDKPPLHGMSLAVSVPVLNNPPLVDVPMSSSTTSLVSQVSVESNRKRNPYAISSNDELLQTMPPPNAVSPTLFGVFNYTSNSAPKGQLEGFTDEVLSTLFAVKQQLCNQKLELKVNDVRFVSHPTLIPRNEQRSNSSVSGGTNITQNSVTTNVTTGNATTSNVALTLPLPKSQSQPQQMLINIVFALHAQASYSIVKCYYELSKRLGLALRVEEQRTRYCTDETMLMARTHDELSSQQLPLERTFDAIVEHCSLAQALKSIYHDLCTTGLLNTTLNQYLTVSFCLPQKAHQLHKKGSMVDPEVIDRCLRSLKPYHGMLLVDYAELLDCVPPRAARMLLQLVEIYTPLMSLQMLASEADMSIEHVYKIVSHLVYWGKATIIYPLCETNVYVIAPDAPLHTKSHLVEKFSARFAGMSLFDAISNFSRPTSIGHLTTPLQQSARQGMLAQMVVWMLQHHLLMQLHTYVQFMPSDLDDFYGGVSSMNVAEGSDDCLAYGDGRAVQEHKSSMMDLQDAPNAHNSMSVGSVGHTGELMTSPMSRSINVSDDELIWPVAVC
- the Nprl3 gene encoding GATOR complex protein NPRL3 isoform X3, with product MISMRLDMDKASLPRALDFVGIGISCATTFDIAKVANVKLFFVLYLFYFIHSNDNLIKMEVNPITVMLVYMDSKGDRLLFRYPYENVRKDKPPLHGMSLAVSVPVLNNPPLVDVPMSSSTTSLVSQVSVESNRKRNPYAISSNDELLQTMPPPNAVSPTLFGVFNYTSNSAPKGQLEGFTDEVLSTLFAVKQQLCNQKLELKVNDVRFVSHPTLIPRNEQRSNSSVSGGTNITQNSVTTNVTTGNATTSNVALTLPLPKSQSQPQQMLINIVFALHAQASYSIVKCYYELSKRLGLALRVEEQRTRYCTDETMLMARTHDELSSQQLPLERTFDAIVEHCSLAQALKSIYHDLCTTGLLNTTLNQYLTVSFCLPQKAHQLHKKGSMVDPEVIDRCLRSLKPYHGMLLVDYAELLDCVPPRAARMLLQLVEIYTPLMSLQMLASEADMSIEHVYKIVSHLVYWGKATIIYPLCETNVYVIAPDAPLHTKSHLVEKFSARFAGMSLFDAISNFSRPTSIGHLTTPLQQSARQGMLAQMVVWMLQHHLLMQLHTYVQFMPSDLDDFYGGVSSMNVAEGSDDCLAYGDGRAVQEHKSSMMDLQDAPNAHNSMSVGSVGHTGELMTSPMSRSINVSDDELEHIVLTI
- the Nprl3 gene encoding GATOR complex protein NPRL3 isoform X2, giving the protein MISMRLDMDKASLPRALDFVGIGISCATTFDIAKVANVKLFFVLYLFYFIHSNDNLIKMEVNPITVMLVYMDSKGDRLLFRYPYENVRKDKPPLHGMSLAVSVPVLNNPPLVDVPMSSSTTSLVSQVSVESNRKRNPYAISSNDELLQTMPPPNAVSPTLFGVFNYTSNSAPKGQLEGFTDEVLSTLFAVKQQLCNQKLELKVNDVRFVSHPTLIPRNEQRSNSSVSGGTNITQNSVTTNVTTGNATTSNVALTLPLPKSQSQPQQMLINIVFALHAQASYSIVKCYYELSKRLGLALRVEEQRTRYCTDETMLMARTHDELSSQQLPLERTFDAIVEHCSLAQALKSIYHDLCTTGLLNTTLNQYLTVSFCLPQKAHQLHKKGSMVDPEVIDRCLRSLKPYHGMLLVDYAELLDCVPPRAARMLLQLVEIYTPLMSLQMLASEADMSIEHVYKIVSHLVYWGKATIIYPLCETNVYVIAPDAPLHTKSHLVEKFSARFAGMSLFDAISNFSRPTSIGHLTTPLQQSARQGMLAQMVVWMLQHHLLMQLHTYVQFMPSDLDDFYGGVSSMNVAEGSDDCLAYGDGRAVQEHKSSMMDLQDAPNAHNSMSVGSVGHTGELMTSPMSRSINVSDDELLWIWRKTKNQLVGYGMVMALALWYGTINRKH
- the Nprl3 gene encoding GATOR complex protein NPRL3 isoform X1 → MISMRLDMDKASLPRALDFVGIGISCATTFDIAKVANVKLFFVLYLFYFIHSNDNLIKMEVNPITVMLVYMDSKGDRLLFRYPYENVRKDKPPLHGMSLAVSVPVLNNPPLVDVPMSSSTTSLVSQVSVESNRKRNPYAISSNDELLQTMPPPNAVSPTLFGVFNYTSNSAPKGQLEGFTDEVLSTLFAVKQQLCNQKLELKVNDVRFVSHPTLIPRNEQRSNSSVSGGTNITQNSVTTNVTTGNATTSNVALTLPLPKSQSQPQQMLINIVFALHAQASYSIVKCYYELSKRLGLALRVEEQRTRYCTDETMLMARTHDELSSQQLPLERTFDAIVEHCSLAQALKSIYHDLCTTGLLNTTLNQYLTVSFCLPQKAHQLHKKGSMVDPEVIDRCLRSLKPYHGMLLVDYAELLDCVPPRAARMLLQLVEIYTPLMSLQMLASEADMSIEHVYKIVSHLVYWGKATIIYPLCETNVYVIAPDAPLHTKSHLVEKFSARFAGMSLFDAISNFSRPTSIGHLTTPLQQSARQGMLAQMVVWMLQHHLLMQLHTYVQFMPSDLDDFYGGVSSMNVAEGSDDCLAYGDGRAVQEHKSSMMDLQDAPNAHNSMSVGSVGHTGELMTSPMSRSINVSDDELNADSMLSCTSQPLPVPHTSRRSITEDPYSGGCSTASDNIAAHPFSSHKSNFSMTASMSTENCDSIASIEDEEKIKELLSIFNEADGLAIRRIPASTNIDDLSLLVKLYQAGYFKSEHHLEEIMYFQSLRPAELLQLLDKFRDVLIIYETEDPAIASMYNNK